One window of Alosa sapidissima isolate fAloSap1 chromosome 21, fAloSap1.pri, whole genome shotgun sequence genomic DNA carries:
- the fam49al gene encoding CYFIP-related Rac1 interactor A isoform X2, giving the protein MGNLIKVLGKDLENCPHFFLDFENAQPTEAETAVWNQVSAILEEAHGILAELQSYNGAGQEIREAIQNPGDLQLQEKAWNAVCPLVAKLKRFYEFSLRLENALRSLLEALTSPPYAPMQHLEREQALAKQFAEILHFTLSFDELKMTNPAIQNDFSYYRRTISRNRLNNQQLEAENEVNNEMANRMSLFYAEATPMLKTLSNATTKFVSENKTLPIEDTTDCLSTMACVCRVMLETPEYRCRFTNTDTMLFCMRVMVGVIILYDHVHPVGAFAKTSKIDMKGCIKVLKEQPSNSVEGLLNALRYTTRHLNDDSTSKQIRALLQ; this is encoded by the exons ATGGGGAACCTCATTAAGGTCCTTGGCAAGGATTTAGAGAACTGTCCACATTTTTTCCTGGACTTTGAAA ATGCCCAGCCCACAGAGGCAGAGACAGCAGTGTGGAATCAGGTGAGCGCCATTCTGGAGGAGGCCCATGGCATACTGGCAGAGCTGCAGTCCTACAATGGGGCAGGACAGGAAATACGAGAG gccATTCAGAATCCAGGTGACTTACAGCTGCAGGAGAAGGCCTGGAATGCGGTCTGTCCTCTGGTCGCTAAACTGAAACGCTTCTATGAGTTCTCCCTCCGTCTAG AGAATGCGTTACGCAGCCTGTTGGAGGCACTCACAAGTCCACCATATGCCCCTATGCAGCATCTAGAGCGGGAGCAGGCACTGGCAAAGCAGTTCGCCGAGATCCTCCATTTCACTCTCAGCTTTGATGAGCTCAAG ATGACAAATCCTGCCATTCAGAATGACTTCAGCTACTACAGGAGGACCATCAGTAGGAACCGACTAAACAATCAACAG CTGGAGGCTGAGAATGAGGTGAACAATGAGATGGCCAATCGAATGTCCCTGTTTTATGCTGAAGCTACACCCATGCTGAAGACGCTGAGCAATGCCACAACCAAGTTTGTGTCGGAG AACAAGACACTGCCCATTGAAGACACAACAGATTGCCTGAGCActatggcatgtgtgtgtcgtgtcatGTTGGAGACTCC tgagtATCGATGCCGCTTTACCAACACAGACACCATGCTCTTCTGCATGCGGGTTATGGTGGGCGTCATCATTCTTTATGACCACGTCCATCCAGTGGGCGCCTTCGCTAAGACCTCCAAGATTGAT ATGAAGGGCTGCATCAAGGTGTTGAAAGAGCAGCCTTCAAATAGTGTAGAGGGCCTGCTTAACGCACTGAG GTATACAACACGACATTTAAATGATGACAGCACCTCAAAACAAATCCGAGCTCTGCTCCAATGA
- the fam49al gene encoding CYFIP-related Rac1 interactor A isoform X1: MGNLMKVLACAENEHGPIVYLDFEHAQPTEAETAVWNQVSAILEEAHGILAELQSYNGAGQEIREAIQNPGDLQLQEKAWNAVCPLVAKLKRFYEFSLRLENALRSLLEALTSPPYAPMQHLEREQALAKQFAEILHFTLSFDELKMTNPAIQNDFSYYRRTISRNRLNNQQLEAENEVNNEMANRMSLFYAEATPMLKTLSNATTKFVSENKTLPIEDTTDCLSTMACVCRVMLETPEYRCRFTNTDTMLFCMRVMVGVIILYDHVHPVGAFAKTSKIDMKGCIKVLKEQPSNSVEGLLNALRYTTRHLNDDSTSKQIRALLQ, translated from the exons ATGGGAAACCTCATGAAGGTGCTGGCTTGTGCTGAGAATGAGCATGGTCCCATAGTTTACCTTGACTTTGAAC ATGCCCAGCCCACAGAGGCAGAGACAGCAGTGTGGAATCAGGTGAGCGCCATTCTGGAGGAGGCCCATGGCATACTGGCAGAGCTGCAGTCCTACAATGGGGCAGGACAGGAAATACGAGAG gccATTCAGAATCCAGGTGACTTACAGCTGCAGGAGAAGGCCTGGAATGCGGTCTGTCCTCTGGTCGCTAAACTGAAACGCTTCTATGAGTTCTCCCTCCGTCTAG AGAATGCGTTACGCAGCCTGTTGGAGGCACTCACAAGTCCACCATATGCCCCTATGCAGCATCTAGAGCGGGAGCAGGCACTGGCAAAGCAGTTCGCCGAGATCCTCCATTTCACTCTCAGCTTTGATGAGCTCAAG ATGACAAATCCTGCCATTCAGAATGACTTCAGCTACTACAGGAGGACCATCAGTAGGAACCGACTAAACAATCAACAG CTGGAGGCTGAGAATGAGGTGAACAATGAGATGGCCAATCGAATGTCCCTGTTTTATGCTGAAGCTACACCCATGCTGAAGACGCTGAGCAATGCCACAACCAAGTTTGTGTCGGAG AACAAGACACTGCCCATTGAAGACACAACAGATTGCCTGAGCActatggcatgtgtgtgtcgtgtcatGTTGGAGACTCC tgagtATCGATGCCGCTTTACCAACACAGACACCATGCTCTTCTGCATGCGGGTTATGGTGGGCGTCATCATTCTTTATGACCACGTCCATCCAGTGGGCGCCTTCGCTAAGACCTCCAAGATTGAT ATGAAGGGCTGCATCAAGGTGTTGAAAGAGCAGCCTTCAAATAGTGTAGAGGGCCTGCTTAACGCACTGAG GTATACAACACGACATTTAAATGATGACAGCACCTCAAAACAAATCCGAGCTCTGCTCCAATGA